In Vigna angularis cultivar LongXiaoDou No.4 chromosome 8, ASM1680809v1, whole genome shotgun sequence, one DNA window encodes the following:
- the LOC108346096 gene encoding protein NLP6, whose amino-acid sequence MSESKEENPDFLPKSKPQEEHGFAMDFDIGFESLWPLDHLSLVSNPMSPFLLSTIEQPFSPVWAFSDVEDEQIRIATAGNTKAVIENPVENYDNKKYVSPSLVAVPPSENSDGYCLIKERMTQALRHFKELTEQNVLAQVWAPVRNGNRYALTTSGQPFVLDPHSNGLHQYRTVSLRYMFSVDGENDEILGLPGRVFQQKIPEWTPNVQYYSSKEYQRLNHAQHYNVRGTLALPVFEPAGHSCVAVLELIMTAPKINYAPEVDKICKALEAVNLRSSEILEHPYNQICNEDRQHALAEILEILTIVCETHSLPLAQTWVPCKHRSVLAHGGGHKKSCSSFDGCCMGQVCMSITEVAFYVIDAHTWGFHEACVEHHLQQGQGVAGRAFLSHNMCFCGNITQFCKTEYPLVHYALMFGLTSSFAVCLQSSHTGNDEYVIEFFLPPRITEFNEQKTLLRSILATMKPHFQSLKIAAGVELEQNCSIEIIEPRKERVHLWFESIPITQSSMSPPRHASPSMGERLPLEPSEQQITTDFDDINDGRNLGDNTDGHIDQNTSLEPRTKKKPSERKRGKAEKSISLDVLQHYFTGSLKDAAKSLGVCPTTMKRICRQHGISRWPSRKIKKVNRSLSKLKCVIESVHGAEGAFGLNSLSNGSLPIAAGSFSEPSTSNKFNCQTSLTIRPSEPKINEQDFDASRASEKNRQAGLEAHFLSTRTQNPEKAINEKVVAVQEIGTKGTTRFRTGSGSSEESANPSPHGSCQGSPPNEMSPPKDIFVTGTSEQCLVLRGSLGSTLHSTSTPNRATANPMPNFVETTEPQEPFGGQLLEGVGSSKDLRNLCRSADAVLEDQVPEPCRMNPQCSDLAPVQHMDTNNMTPFAVRKELKNVTIKASYKEDIIRFKISLNCGIVELKEEIAKRLKLEEGTFDIKYLDDDHEWVLIACDADLQECMDISRSSGSNIIRLVVHDILPILGSSCESSGDWKGCI is encoded by the exons ATGTCAGAATCCAAGGAAGAAAATCCTGACTTTCTTCCCAAGTCAAAGCCACAGGAGGAACATGGGTTTGCCATGGATTTTGACATTGGCTTCGAAAGTCTATGGCCCTTGGATCATCTATCTTTGGTCTCCAACCCCATGTCTCCTTTTCTCTTATCCACTATCGAACAACCTTTTTCTCCTGTCTGGGCTTTTTCTGATGTTGAAGATGAGCAAATCAGAATTGCAACTGCAG GTAACACAAAAGCAGTAATTGAAAATCCAGTTGAAAATTATGACAACAAGAAATATGTGTCACCATCTCTTGTAGCCGTGCCACCTTCAGAAAATTCAGATGGCTATTGTCTAATCAAGGAAAGAATGACACAAGCACTTCGCCACTTCAAAGAGTTGACTGAACAGAATGTTCTTGCTCAGGTTTGGGCACCTGTGAGGAATGGAAACCGGTATGCACTCACAACTTCAGGCCAACCATTTGTTCTTGATCCACATAGTAATGGACTTCATCAGTATAGAACAGTGTCTCTGAGGTATATGTTTTCTGTGGATGGAGAGAATGATGAAATACTGGGACTTCCTGGTAGAGTTTTTCAGCAAAAAATTCCAGAATGGACTCCTAATGTTCAGTACTATTCTAGCAAAGAGTATCAGCGCCTAAACCATGCACAACATTACAATGTTCGTGGAACCTTGGCTCTACCTGTGTTTGAGCCTGCAGGGCATTCATGTGTAGCTGTACTGGAGTTGATAATGACTGCACCGAAGATTAACTATGCTCCTGAGGTTGACAAAATCTGCAAAGCCCTTGAG GCAGTTAATTTAAGGAGTTCAGAGATTTTGGAGCATCCATACAATCAG ATTTGTAATGAAGATCGCCAGCACGCATTAGCCGAGATTTTGGAGATACTGACAATTGTATGTGAGACTCATAGTTTGCCTCTAGCACAAACATGGGTTCCATGTAAGCATCGGAGTGTCTTGGCACATGGTGGTGGTCATAAGAAAAGTTGCTCAAGTTTTGATGGTTGTTGCATGGGGCAAGTATGCATGTCTATAACTGAGGTAGCATTCTATGTCATAGATGCTCATACATGGGGTTTCCACGAGGCTTGTGTTGAGCATCACTTACAACAAGGTCAAGGGGTTGCTGGGAGGGCATTTTTGTCTCACAACATGTGTTTCTGTGGGAACATTACTCAATTCTGCAAAACTGAATATCCCTTAGTACATTATGCTCTCATGTTTGGTTTAACCAGCTCTTTTGCAGTATGCTTACAAAGCTCTCATACAGGAAATGATGAATATGTGATAGAGTTTTTTCTTCCGCCAAGGATCACAGAATTTAATGAACAAAAGACTTTGTTGAGGTCAATATTGGCCACAATGAAGCCACATTTTCAGAGTCTTAAGATTGCTGCTGGTGTTGAACTTGAGCAGAATTGTTCAATTGAAATTATAGAaccaagaaaagaaagagttcATTTGTGGTTTGAATCAATTCCAATTACTCAATCTTCTATGTCGCCACCTAGACATGCCTCCCCAAGTATGGGGGAGAGGCTGCCACTGGAGCCATCTGAGCAGCAAATAACAACAGACTTTGATGACATAAATGATGGAAGGAATCTCGGTGATAATACAGATGGGCACATTGATCAGAATACTTCCTTGGAACCCAGAACCAAAAAGAAACCCTCAGAGAGAAAACGTGGAAAAGCTGAGAAATCTATTAGTCTTGATGTTTTGCAACATTACTTCACTGGAAGCCTTAAGGATGCTGCAAAGAGCCTTGGTG TTTGCCCTACTACAATGAAACGCATCTGTAGGCAACATGGGATATCGCGTTGGCCATCTCGAAAGATCAAAAAGGTTAACCGTTCCCTATCCAAGCTAAAGTGTGTCATTGAATCAGTCCATGGTGCTGAAGGTGCCTTTGGTTTGAACTCTCTAAGTAATGGTTCACTTCCCATTGCTGCTGGTTCCTTTTCTGAGCCCTCCActtcaaacaagttcaactgCCAAACCTCATTGACCATTAGGCCATCAGAACCTAAGATCAATGAACAAGATTTTGATGCTTCTAGAGCATCAGAAAAAAACAGACAAGCTGGGTTGGAAGCTCACTTTTTAAGTACAAGGACACAAAATCCTGAGAAAGCGATTAATGAAAAAGTTGTGGCCGTTCAGGAGATTGGCACTAAAGGTACAACCAGGTTTAGAACTGGGAGTGGCTCAAGTGAAGAGAGTGCAAATCCTTCTCCTCATGGTTCATGCCAAGGTAGTCCCCCAAATGAAATGTCCCCTCCAAAAGATATATTTGTAACAGGTACCAGTGAGCAATGTCTTGTTTTAAGGGGATCACTGGGGTCAACACTGCACTCAACTAGTACACCCAACCGTGCAACTGCAAACCCTATGCCTAATTTTGTGGAAACCACAGAACCTCAAGAACCATTTGGAGGACAACTTCTTGAGGGTGTTGGTAGTTCTAAGGACTTGAGGAATCTATGTCGTTCAGCCGATGCTGTTTTGGAGGATCAGGTTCCAGAACCTTGCAGGATGAATCCTCAATGTTCTGATTTGGCTCCTGTGCAGCACATGGATACTAATAACATGACACCTTTCGCAGTTAGGAAAGAGTTGAAGAATGTGACCATTAAGGCAAGTTACAAAGAAGATATCATAAGGTTTAAGATCTCTTTGAACTGTGGCATTGtggaattaaaagaagaaattgcCAAAAGATTGAAACTAGAGGAGGGAACATTTGATATCAAGTATTTGGATGATGATCATGAATGGGTTTTGATAGCCTGTGATGCAGACCTGCAGGAGTGCATGGACATCTCAAGATCATCAGGCAGCAACATAATCAGGCTTGTGGTGCATGATATTCTGCCCATTCTTGGAAGCTCTTGTGAGAGCTCAGGAGATTGGAAAGGTTGTATATAG